The DNA window CTGCGCGAATACGGCCAAGAACACCTGGCGGCGCGGAACGCGGACACCGACGCCGCCCGCAGGCACCGCGACCACTACGCGCGACTGGTCCGCGACGCCGACGCCGGCTGGTTCGGACCGCACCAGCCCGAATGGATGGACCGGCTGGCCGCCGAGCACGCCAATCTCCGGGTCGCGCTGTCGTGGTCGCTCGCCGAACCCGGCGAAGCGGCCGCGGCGCTGCGCATGGCCGTCGGGCTGTCCGAGTACCTGGTGATGAGCGGAGCACCGCGCGAAGCCCGTGACTGGATCGACCGCGCGCTCGCCGCCACTCCCGAGGACGAACCGGGACGGGCGCGCGCACTGGGTTCCGCGGCGCTGTGCGCCCTGTTCCACTCCGATCTGCCGCTGGCCCGCGCCCGGCTGGACGAAGCCGACGGGCTCGACGATCCCGGGGCCCACGCGCACCTGAGCTACGCGCGGGGTTTCGCCGCGATGATGAACACCGAACCGGCCGTGGAACTCGCCGCGGAGGCGGTGCGCGCCTTCGCGGAGCGGGGCGAGATCCGCGGGCAGATGCACCCGCTGTTCATCCTCGGCGTTTCCGTGGCCTACCGCGGCGACCTCGGGCTCGCGCGGGCGCTGTTGCATCGGATGCGGTCGCTGTGCGAGGCAGCGGGCGACAGCCACTACCGTTCGATGGCCCTGTTCGGAATCGGGGTCGTGGAGGTGTGCTTCGGCGACGCCGGGGTCGCCGGGAAGGCGATGCGCGAAGCGTTGCGGATCGACCTGCGATCCCGCGACCGGTTCTCCGCCGCCTACCGGATCGACGGACTCGCCTGGGTCGCGTCGCGGCAAGGCGACCACACCGCGGCGGCACGGCTGTTCGGCGCGGCGGCGACCCTGTGGGACCGCTGCGGTGCCACCCCGGAGGTCGCCGTGTCGATCGCGCACCACGACTTCCGCGGTGCCACGCGCGACGCGCTCGGCGCCGAGGAGTTCGAGCGCGCGTTCACCGAAGGCCGGTCCCTGACCCCCGCCGACGCCGTCAGCGAGAACACCGCGAAGCCGCCGCGGACGCGGAACGCGGCAGGCCCGCTGACCCCGCGGGAACGGGAGGTGGCCGATCTGGTCGCGGCGGGACTGTCCAACCGGGAAATCGCGCACAGCCTCGTCATCGCGCCGCGCACCACCGACACCCACGTCCAGCACATCCTGACCAAGCTCGATCTCAGCAACCGGACCCAGCTCGCCACCTGGGTCCTCCGACGCCGCACCACCGGCGAATCCTGACCCGCGGTCGCGGTCAGCGTGACCCGGGTGCCCGCACTCCCGGTGTCGTGATCGATCCGCCCCCGGGACAGATCGACCAGCGGACACCGGGAGCGCGCCACCGACCCCGGCCGGGCGCGCGGTGGCAGCTCAGGCACTGCGTTCCCCCGCCGAATGTCCCGTCGCCGAACCGTTTCGGTTGTACTCGGCACCATCGGCGCCTTCGTTCGCGAGCGAGTGCCACGGCGGCATCCCGACGGCACCGTTGAGCCGGATCGGTTCCGCCCGCACGGTTTCACCGCGTTCGGCGTCGAGGCTGGCGAGGGTCTGTTCCGCGTCCAGGCCGGGCAGGTGGAGCCAGGCGTCGTCGGCGACGCCTGGCTCGGCAACGCTGATCCGGGTGCATCGCGCCGGGGGCACGAGGGAAACGGCGAACGGCTCGACGACCGCGCGCCAGACGGCCGAGGACACGGTCAGGCTCGCGCCGAACTTGTCCCCGGTGGGGTCCTTGCGGCACCAGTGCGTTACCGCCTCGGCGGCACGCGGGGCGGTGAGCAGCCTGGTCAAGGTGATGTAGGTGCGGTGGTACCGGTCCCGGTCGGCCATCGGTCCTATGTGGACGGCCACTCGCGCGCGCATGGGCATTCGCGCGTACCGGTTACGGGAGCGCAGCAGGTGATCCAGGTGGAACACGATTTCGACCAGCTGCCCGGCGGCGTCGTCCGGATAGGCGAGCATGACGCCGTCGCCGGTCTCCCGGAAATGCCGTGCCCCGTTCCACTCGAGACCGACGGTGGCCAGCGCGGCCGCCACCAGCGATTCCATTTCGGTTTTCATCGGCTCGAGAAGATCGTCGCTCGCGCGGGACGAACCGACGATGTCCACCGCGAGAACCGCGTGGGACCGGGCCTGGTACCGACTGGAGGTCAGCGTGAGCATCGTGACCCTCCCCCTCGTGTGCTGTCGGACTGGATAACGCCCTCGAATAGCTAACACAGAGGAGTGTCACGACTACGCTGGAAAAGTTCTGTCCCGCACAGGTCAGAACTCGACCAGGACGACAATTCAAACAGTGATCTAGATCACAGCTAATCCTGGCGCAATGCCACCAGCCGCGGCCGGTCCAGCACGGTCAGCGCTTTGCGGGACTTGGCGATGACGCCGTCGCGTTCGAGGGATTTGAGCGCCTCGGCGACGTTGGACCGGCTCAGCGGCACGAACTGGGCGAGTTCCTCCTGGCTCAAGGAGACCCCGACCCGCCACGCCCCGTCGCCGGGAACGCCGCAGATGTCGAGCAGGTGGTCGAGACGGCGGGCCACCTTCGCCATCGCCTGCGCCCCGCGGATGTGCGTTCGCTGCTCCTGCGCGACCGCGAAACGGCCGCAGACGGTCACCAGCACCTGCTCCATCGCCGAGACGTGACCGCGCAGGAACCTGCGGAACTCGGTGGCGGCGATCCTGCGCGCGCGAACGGGTTCGAGCGCGACCACGGTCGCCATCCGCGGTTGCCCGGCGACCACGGCGATCTCGCCGTGCAGATCACCGGGGACGCCGATGTCGAGGATGATCGTGTTGCCCTGCGAATCGAGGTTGCTGACCTTGACGAAACCGCTCTCGAGGAGCATGACGTAGTCACCGGGTTCGCCCGCGCGCATCAGCGGGTTCCCCTTGCCGAAGGTCTGCGGCGTGCCGAGCGTGCGGAGCCGCGTCCGCGCCGCGGCGTCCAGCCGGTGCAGAAAGGCGGGCCGTCCGCCGTTGCCGTCGTGCACTGGTTCCGCGTCCTCGTCCCGATGTCGCGTGCCTTTCCCCGCACTCACGGTAGTGCATCGGCTACTCCGGTTTCGACCTCATCGCCTCGCACGTGAAGACGTTGAGCCGGACCAGTTCGGACCGCACCCAGTCCGCCAGCAGGTGCATCGGACCGCCGGGTTCCTCCACCAGGAGGCGGTCCGCCACGTGGTGCGGAAGGCCGTGGCGCGCCGCGTACACCAGCGCCGCGCGCACCTCGGAAACGGACAGCGGGACCACCCGGCCCCCCGGCTTCGGCCGCACCGGGATCTTCACCGCCATCACGGTGAGCACCACCTCCTCCGCGGTGAACCGGTGCTCCACCGAGACGGCGATCTGTTCGGTCCCCGCGACGACGCGGCGTGAAATGAACGGCATGCGCCAAGTCGACCAAACACGCCGCTGCCGGACTGTCCGCGGCAGGACAAATCTCCGCAACCCCGTAGGACACCGGGGCGGGCGGCCTACGAAACGACGGGGGTCCGGGAGTCCGGCACGCCGTCGTAGCCGGGCAGGTCGACGCCGTTGATCGCGCGCTCGATCAGGTCGGTGAGCCACTCCGCGCCGGGGTCCAGGATCGGCTCCGCGTCCGGCTCGGGAACGTCCCGGCTGCGCGCGTGCAGCCGCCCGATCTCCTGGTTGGCCTCGACGTACGAGCGCATCCGCTCCTCGTAGCGGGCGAACCCGGCCTCGGGGTCCCACCCGGCGGCGGCCAGTTCCCCCGCCAGCAGGTAGGCGCCGACCAGCGCCAGCCCGGTACCCGCACCGGAGAACGGCGACGAGCTGAACGCCGCGTCCCCGAGCAGCCCCACCCGCCCCTTCGACCAGCGGTCCATCACCACCTGCGCGATCTGGTCGAGGTAGAAGTCCGGCGTGTCGTCGAGGTGCGCCAGGATCCGCGGGGTCAGCCAGCCGAAACCGGTCATCCGCTCGCGCAGCAGGCGCTTCTGGGCCTCGATGTCGCGGTAGTCGACGTCGAAATCGGCCGCGGCGAAGGAAAACATGGCCATCGCACGGGTCGCGTCCTGGATGGGCCGCAGGGCCGCCGAGCGCCCGGACTCCTGGTATTCGAGCAGCCAGCGGTCCAGCCCGAACTCGTTGGGCACGCTGTAGAAGGCCAGCACGTGCCCGAGGTGCCGGACGAACCGCTCGCGCGGCCCGAACACCATCTCCCGCAGCGCCGAGTGCAGCCCGTCCGCCCCGACCACCAGGTCGAAGCGCCGCCGGTCGCCGCCCGCGAAGACCACGTCGACCCCGGCCGCGTCCTGGGTGAGCTCGGCGATCCGGTCACCGAAGAGGTACTCGACACCGTCCCGGGTGTCGTCGTAGAGCACCTGCGACAGATCCCCGCGCAGGATCTCGATCTCCGCGATGAACCCGTCGCCGCCGTTGTCGTCCGCGCGGTAGGTCTCCAGCACGGTGCCGTCGGCGTCCACGGTGTGCGCGCCGGCGGTCTCGGTGCGGGCTTCGCGCACCGCCTGGTCCAGCCCCATCCGCCGGATGACCTCCTTGGCCACCCCGCGCGCGTCCACCGCCTGCCCACCGGCACGCAACCCCGACGCCCGCTCCACCACGGTCACCTCGGCACCCCGCCGCCGCAACCAGTGGGCCAGCGCGGGCCCGGCGATGCTCGCCCCCGCCACCAGAACCCTGACACCGCTCATCGCGTTCCCCAGTTCGACCGGCCGGATATCGGACCAGGAGCATACGGTGTTCCGCAGGCTTTCCCGATCATGCCGGGCGCAGTCCGGTGTAGACGATCGCGAGCGTGCGGCGCCGGAGGTCCGCGTCCCAGTTCCCGCGCAGCGCGCCCTGACAGACCTAGGTGGCCGTCCGCCGCGGCGGCACGACCGATCGGGCAGTCCCCGTGGCCTGAATTACCGAAATCCCGGCTTGCCGGGACGAAGCGGCGTAGGGTGTGACGCAGAAGACAGAACGTGCGCCGCGGCACACCACAACGGAACCGGAAAGCGCCCGGCCAGGCCGGGCGCTGTGACCGGAGCACGCTGAAGGTCGTGATGAGCATGACTGCTGGGGTTCCCGTTCGCGGGATTTTCGAATTCGATTGGGACGCCGAGCTGAACCGCTACCGCGAGCGCGCGGTGGCGACGCTCGCGCAGCACCGGTCCAGCGAGGGCCGTTGCCTGAAGTGCGGCAGTCCGACGCCGTGCCCTGCCGAATGCGGGGCGGAGTTCGTCCTGGAACTCTAAGGGGCCCGTACGACTGGGGGCGCCGTGGTCAGGCTTTGAGTTCGAAGCTTTCGACGTACCAAGCTCCTTCGTGCTTCCGCACCTTGAAGGTCAGGCTGAACGAGCCCGTGTTCCCGGAGGCGCCGACGAGTTCGAGGCTGCGCAGCGTGCGGCCGTCGAGTTCGACTGCGGTATCGGCTACCGCGACCTGATCACCCGCTGCCCCCGTGTCGGTCACCGCGACCTTTCCCTCGGGCGGCAGCTTGACGCCCGGCTTGGCCCAGGCGTCGCGCAGCGACTTGGCGGCTTTGATCGCCTGGGGGCTCTTGCACAGCGTCTCGGGGTCCCGATCGGCGGGCAGCACGGGGCCGCCGGACAGGCACGCTTTCGCGTACTGCTTCCGCAGAACCTGGGTCACCCAGCGCTCGACCGCGGCCTGGTAGGTGGGGGCGCCGTTCGCGGGCGCCGACGGGGTGGGCGCGCCGCTCGCGGACGGCGGGACCGAGCCGGTGGCCGGTCCCGGCGGGTCGGCGGCCGAACCGCAGGCGGCCAAGCCCAGCAGCGCGGCCGGAAGCACCACGGCGAACGACTTCGCCTTCGGCTGCCGAGCGGTCACCGCGGGCAAGGTCGTCCTGACGGTCACGAAAATTCCCCCTGGCTGGTCAGCCCCCGCAGCTTCGTCGGCCCGAGTTTCGTTCCCGGGGCGCCGGAAGGTCAACCGAATCGGGCGACGGGTGCCCCATCGGGCACCGGCACTGTCCGGAATCCTGCCACGCGCGCGCGAAACCCCGCGTGACGCCCGTTCATCGGGGTTTTCCCTTGCACACCAAACTGCTTCACCGCGAGGCTGAGGTGGCGGACGGGGCCACCGCGGCGCGCTGCCTGACCGGGGTCGCCCCCTCCCACCGGCGGTGAGCCTCTGGTCAGCTCGTCTTCACCGGCGGGCAGGTGTGCGAGGTGTACCCGATCCCGTTGATCTCCGCGTTGTCCCGCACATCGCCCGCGTAGTCGTACTGATTCGTGCACTTCAAATTCAGATCCGACGGCCCCGGAGGCGCGGGCAGCGCGCCGTCTTCAGGCGCCTTCGGCGCGGACTTCTTGACCGGCGGGCAGGTGTGCGAGGTGTACCCGATCCCGTTGATCTCCGCGTTGTCCCGCACGTCACCCGCGTAGTCGTACTGATTCGTGCACCTCAGGTTCAGATCCGACGGACCGGGCGGCAACGGCAACTTCCCCGACTTGGGTGCCTTGGGCGCCTTGGTTTCCTTGGGTGCGGACGACTTCACCGGCGGGCAGGTGTGCGAGGTGTACCCGATCCCGTTGATCTCCGCGTTGTCCCGCACATCGCCCGCGTAGTCGTACTGGTTCGTGCACTTCAAATTCAGGTCCGACGGACCGGGCGGCAACGGCAACTTCCCCGCTTCGGGTGCCTTCGGCGCGGTCGAGGTGGCCACCACGACCGCGGCGGACCCGGGTTGCTGAGCGGCCGAGCCGTCCGGTGTGGACTGCGACGAGCAGCCACCCATGAGCGCGCCCGCCAGTACGACACCTCCTGACACCAGTGCCGCGGTACCGACGTTGCGAAGCCGTTGCGGGAACATCCACTGTCTCCTGCTCTTGATCACCTGCGGTTCTTGCTCTTTACGCTCAGGAGACGTCACGTCCGGGCTCCGGTTGTCGCGGCCACGCGTGCCTGCCCGAAGGGACCGACAATGTTGGCTCCCTGACCGCCGATCGGGCTGACCGAGACCTTGCGGAGCACGTTGGTGCCGCCCGGCGCGAGCTCGACGATCTCGTTCCCGGCGTTGATGCCGATGACGAGCTGTCACTGCCGGGTTCGGTCATCCCCGGCGGTACGGCGCCGGACAGTCCACAACGGACCGGACGGGGGCGTCGCGGCGGCTGAGGGCGCCGCTGGCCGAGGTCAATCGAGAGCTTCGGCGAACACCGACAGCGCCACGCCGGGCTGGTAGGCGGTCAGAATGCGATTGGCCGGCTGCTGGAGTGCTTCGACGGCGTGCTCCCGGCACGCTGGAAACCTCTGGTGG is part of the Amycolatopsis sp. CA-230715 genome and encodes:
- a CDS encoding ATP-binding protein, yielding MWTDTRTEDEPRTGRVRTELDSYVGRQRECAEVRRLLGTARLVTLTGPGGVGKTRLAGRVAAAAGGAFADGVLEVALADVRDARLLTGLIAHELGLHDRSPRSALDTVAGYLRDKHFLLVLDNCEHLVEGCAEVAAALLRGCPRLVVLCTSRRSLAVAGEHVHTVPPLTVPSGHTAAAKELASCDAVRLFVERARAVVPSFRLTDDNGTDVARICRQVDGLPLGIELAAARIRALSPKQIAHRLDDRLALLTTGARTLPERHRTLRATADWSFALCTEVERAVWSRCSVFAGSFDLAAAEYVCTGHGLDGEEVLAAVDTLIDMSVLVREDTASAVRYRMLETLREYGQEHLAARNADTDAARRHRDHYARLVRDADAGWFGPHQPEWMDRLAAEHANLRVALSWSLAEPGEAAAALRMAVGLSEYLVMSGAPREARDWIDRALAATPEDEPGRARALGSAALCALFHSDLPLARARLDEADGLDDPGAHAHLSYARGFAAMMNTEPAVELAAEAVRAFAERGEIRGQMHPLFILGVSVAYRGDLGLARALLHRMRSLCEAAGDSHYRSMALFGIGVVEVCFGDAGVAGKAMREALRIDLRSRDRFSAAYRIDGLAWVASRQGDHTAAARLFGAAATLWDRCGATPEVAVSIAHHDFRGATRDALGAEEFERAFTEGRSLTPADAVSENTAKPPRTRNAAGPLTPREREVADLVAAGLSNREIAHSLVIAPRTTDTHVQHILTKLDLSNRTQLATWVLRRRTTGES
- a CDS encoding Crp/Fnr family transcriptional regulator, yielding MSAGKGTRHRDEDAEPVHDGNGGRPAFLHRLDAAARTRLRTLGTPQTFGKGNPLMRAGEPGDYVMLLESGFVKVSNLDSQGNTIILDIGVPGDLHGEIAVVAGQPRMATVVALEPVRARRIAATEFRRFLRGHVSAMEQVLVTVCGRFAVAQEQRTHIRGAQAMAKVARRLDHLLDICGVPGDGAWRVGVSLSQEELAQFVPLSRSNVAEALKSLERDGVIAKSRKALTVLDRPRLVALRQD
- a CDS encoding FAD-dependent monooxygenase, with the translated sequence MSGVRVLVAGASIAGPALAHWLRRRGAEVTVVERASGLRAGGQAVDARGVAKEVIRRMGLDQAVREARTETAGAHTVDADGTVLETYRADDNGGDGFIAEIEILRGDLSQVLYDDTRDGVEYLFGDRIAELTQDAAGVDVVFAGGDRRRFDLVVGADGLHSALREMVFGPRERFVRHLGHVLAFYSVPNEFGLDRWLLEYQESGRSAALRPIQDATRAMAMFSFAAADFDVDYRDIEAQKRLLRERMTGFGWLTPRILAHLDDTPDFYLDQIAQVVMDRWSKGRVGLLGDAAFSSSPFSGAGTGLALVGAYLLAGELAAAGWDPEAGFARYEERMRSYVEANQEIGRLHARSRDVPEPDAEPILDPGAEWLTDLIERAINGVDLPGYDGVPDSRTPVVS